A stretch of the Bubalus kerabau isolate K-KA32 ecotype Philippines breed swamp buffalo chromosome 11, PCC_UOA_SB_1v2, whole genome shotgun sequence genome encodes the following:
- the PDCL gene encoding phosducin-like protein encodes MTTLDDKLLGEKLQYYYSSSEEEDSDHEDKDRGRGALAGSSMPTDADLAGEGISVNTGPKGVINDWRRFKQLETEQREEQCREMERLIKKLSLSCRSHLDEEEEQRKQKDLQEKISGKMTLKDLAVMNEDQDDEEFLQQYRKQRMEEMRQQLYQGPQFKQVFEIPSGEGFLDMIDKEQRSTLIMVHIYEDGIPGTEAMNGCMLCLAAEYPAVKFCRVRSSVIGASSRFTRNALPALLIYKGGELIGNFVRVTDQLGEDFFAVDLEAFLQEFGLLPEKEVLLLTSVRNSATCHSEDSDLEID; translated from the exons ATGACGACCCTGGACGATAAGTTGCTGGGAGAGAAGCTGCAGTACTATTACAGCAGCAGTGAGGAGGAGGACAGCGACCACGAGGACAAGGACAGAGGCAGAGGTGCCCTGGCTGGCAGTTCCATGCCCACAGATGCGGACTTGGCAGGCGAAGGCATCTCAGTTAACACAG GTCCAAAAGGCGTGATCAATGACTGGCGCCGCTTCAAACAGCTGGAGACAGAGCAGCGGGAGGAGCAGTGCCGGGAGATGGAGAGGCTGATCAAGAAGCTGTCCCTGAGCTGCAGGTCCCATCTggacgaggaggaggagcagcGGAAGCAGAAGGACCTCCAGGAGAAGATCAGTGGGAAG ATGACTCTGAAGGACTTGGCGGTGATGAACGAGGACCAGGATGATGAGGAGTTCCTGCAGCAGTACCGGAAGCAGAGGATGGAAGAGATGCGGCAGCAGCTCTACCAGGGGCCCCAGTTTAAGCAGGTTTTTGAGATCCCCAGCGGAGAAGGGTTCCTGGACATGATTGACAAGGAGCAGAGGAGCACCCTCATCATGGTCCACATTTACGAGGACGGCATCCCAGGGACCGAAGCCATGAACGGTTGCATGCTCTGCCTGGCAGCAGAGTACCCGGCCGTCAAGTTCTGCCGGGTGAGGAGCTCGGTGATCGGGGCCAGCAGCCGCTTCACCAGGAAtgccctccctgccctgctcATCTACAAGGGGGGCGAACTGATTGGCAACTTTGTCAGAGTCACTGACCAGCTGGGGGAAGATTTTTTTGCTGTGGACCTTGAGGCTTTCCTCCAGGAGTTTGGGTTGCTCCCCGAAAAGGAAGTTTTGTTGCTAACCTCTGTGCGTAACTCTGCCACCTGCCACAGTGAGGACAGCGATTTGGAAATTGATTGA